A window of the Candidatus Amarolinea dominans genome harbors these coding sequences:
- a CDS encoding DUF433 domain-containing protein has translation MSIMIEAQQVHNELTWLRQAVEALTQKVEWLAARPNLPALSTDHPYVARIQGVKGGEPVIRGTGVTVQTIVALTRHSLTPEQIVEEYEGQLKLAQVYDALGYYHDHRGEIEQYIIENRAARERVWPSRSS, from the coding sequence ATGAGTATCATGATCGAGGCACAACAAGTCCACAACGAGTTGACATGGCTAAGGCAGGCAGTCGAGGCGTTGACACAGAAAGTCGAGTGGTTAGCCGCCAGGCCAAATCTGCCTGCCCTATCTACTGATCATCCCTACGTTGCTCGAATCCAGGGCGTCAAGGGCGGTGAACCTGTGATCCGCGGGACGGGTGTTACTGTCCAGACGATCGTGGCCCTGACCCGACACAGTCTGACACCAGAGCAGATCGTTGAGGAATATGAAGGACAGTTGAAACTGGCCCAGGTCTATGACGCGCTCGGCTACTACCACGACCATCGCGGAGAAATCGAGCAGTACATCATTGAAAACCGCGCCGCGAGAGAACGCGTATGGCCGAGCAGATCTTCGTAG
- a CDS encoding DUF5615 family PIN-like protein — protein MAEQIFVALYTDADVTPKLARLLQERGFDAISTQEMGKFESPDVEQLVYAAGQGRAILTYNSKDFEPLYQEWWWTGHDHFGIIVSEQLPVGELLHRVLRLLNSITADEMKNNYKNLAEFAER, from the coding sequence ATGGCCGAGCAGATCTTCGTAGCCCTGTATACGGACGCTGACGTTACGCCGAAACTCGCCAGGTTGCTGCAGGAACGCGGCTTCGACGCCATCTCGACTCAGGAGATGGGCAAGTTCGAATCGCCGGATGTGGAGCAACTGGTCTATGCCGCGGGACAGGGCCGCGCGATTCTGACATACAACAGCAAGGACTTCGAGCCTCTCTACCAGGAATGGTGGTGGACGGGCCATGACCACTTCGGCATCATCGTTTCCGAGCAACTGCCAGTTGGAGAACTGCTCCATCGGGTCCTTCGGCTGCTGAACTCCATTACTGCCGATGAGATGAAGAACAACTACAAGAACTTGGCCGAGTTTGCCGAAAGGTAA
- a CDS encoding NAD(P)H-dependent oxidoreductase → MTTSDSLHVLGISGSLRRASYNTALLRAAAELMPPGMTLEIFDLAPLPLFNQDAEKPFPEAVVELRTRLAQADALLIATPEYNSSISGALKNAIDWASRPPKQPLAGKPVAIMGVSTGNFGTVRAQLHLRQVLTHVGALPLGKPEVLVARAEQAFDAEGRLVDAAARGFLQDLLAALARWTQRVSPA, encoded by the coding sequence ATGACAACTTCTGATTCGCTTCACGTTTTGGGTATCTCCGGCAGCCTGCGCAGGGCCTCGTACAACACGGCCCTCCTGCGGGCGGCCGCCGAATTGATGCCGCCAGGGATGACGCTGGAGATCTTCGATCTCGCGCCTCTGCCGCTGTTCAATCAGGATGCCGAGAAGCCGTTTCCTGAAGCGGTGGTCGAGTTACGCACCCGCCTGGCGCAGGCCGATGCGCTGCTCATCGCCACGCCTGAGTACAACAGCTCGATCAGCGGCGCCCTCAAGAACGCCATTGATTGGGCGTCCCGTCCGCCGAAGCAACCATTGGCTGGCAAGCCGGTGGCTATCATGGGCGTCAGCACGGGGAACTTCGGCACGGTGCGAGCCCAATTGCATCTGCGCCAGGTGCTGACGCACGTTGGCGCCCTGCCACTGGGCAAGCCGGAGGTGCTGGTGGCGCGCGCCGAGCAGGCTTTCGACGCCGAAGGGCGATTGGTGGACGCCGCGGCGCGCGGCTTCCTGCAAGATTTGCTCGCCGCCCTGGCCAGGTGGACGCAACGCGTATCCCCGGCCTGA
- a CDS encoding glycosyltransferase: MGSFWAYHQFIIAAFAACLVLIALSNWRLLRRAGDWAPPTAWPRVSVLVPARNEDVNIGDCVRSLLAQDYPDCEVIVLDDQSCDRTGEILAELASQDRRLRVIPGLALPEGWLGKHWACQQLAESATGDLLFFTDADTRHEPQSLRHGIAALMAEQADLLTACPRQEVVTWAEKLVVPFFPWSILSFLPLALAYRVRTHAFCAANGQYMLFRRAAYDQIGGYAAVRTDAVDDIALARQIKAHGLSWRMALATQDVRCRMYRNSAQVFEGFTKNLFAGFGYRMLPFVLVWLWIGIVFLQPPIVLVLIAAGLLHSTYSAVMAAAGIFLAVLLWGISNARFGFPLYLALFYPVTTVLVLFIAARSMALAVRGRSTWKGRTMVRARIRWW, from the coding sequence ATGGGCTCTTTTTGGGCCTATCATCAGTTCATCATCGCTGCCTTTGCTGCCTGCCTTGTGCTGATCGCTCTCAGCAACTGGCGACTGCTGCGGCGAGCCGGGGACTGGGCGCCGCCTACCGCGTGGCCCCGCGTTTCAGTGTTGGTGCCGGCGCGCAATGAAGATGTCAACATAGGCGACTGTGTGCGCTCGCTGCTGGCTCAGGATTACCCGGACTGCGAGGTGATTGTGTTGGATGATCAATCATGCGATCGTACGGGTGAAATCCTGGCTGAGCTGGCCTCCCAGGATCGCCGGCTGCGGGTCATTCCGGGCCTGGCGTTGCCCGAAGGCTGGCTGGGCAAGCATTGGGCCTGCCAGCAGCTTGCTGAGTCGGCGACCGGCGACCTGCTCTTCTTCACTGATGCCGACACGCGCCATGAACCACAGTCCTTGCGGCACGGGATCGCTGCCCTGATGGCCGAACAGGCCGATCTGCTGACAGCCTGTCCTCGCCAGGAAGTCGTGACCTGGGCTGAGAAACTCGTGGTGCCGTTCTTCCCCTGGAGCATCCTTTCCTTTTTGCCGTTGGCGCTGGCCTACCGTGTACGCACGCACGCCTTCTGTGCCGCGAACGGACAATACATGCTCTTCCGGCGCGCGGCCTACGATCAGATCGGCGGCTATGCGGCCGTGCGTACTGACGCCGTAGACGATATCGCACTGGCTCGGCAGATCAAGGCCCACGGTCTGAGCTGGCGCATGGCCCTTGCTACACAAGACGTCCGCTGCCGCATGTACCGGAACTCCGCGCAGGTCTTCGAGGGCTTCACCAAAAATCTGTTCGCAGGCTTCGGCTATCGGATGCTGCCGTTTGTGCTGGTTTGGCTCTGGATCGGCATCGTCTTCCTTCAGCCACCCATTGTGCTCGTGCTGATCGCAGCCGGCCTGCTGCACTCAACCTACTCGGCGGTGATGGCAGCGGCAGGAATCTTCCTTGCTGTGCTCTTGTGGGGCATATCGAACGCACGCTTCGGTTTTCCCCTGTACCTCGCGCTCTTTTATCCTGTCACCACCGTGCTGGTGCTCTTCATCGCCGCGAGGTCAATGGCCCTTGCGGTGCGCGGCCGCTCCACCTGGAAAGGACGCACCATGGTGCGGGCGCGCATACGCTGGTGGTAA
- a CDS encoding glycerol-3-phosphate acyltransferase, whose amino-acid sequence MTDPGVGHYPTTNMISLTWTLIGFLLGSLPISVWLGKLVLRTDIRDYGDGNPGGTNVLRAGGRGLGLLAIILDMLKGAIPVSLAHYVFKVDSWPLIPVVLAPILGHAFSPLLGWRGGKALASTLGVWAALTVPFGPFVMGGSVFVFNNLLNTSGWAVMAALLALLGFLLAPALHWRSPGLTAGLTLPLFVAWAGTVAIIAWTHRADLRQRPQLRIRRTRR is encoded by the coding sequence TTGACTGACCCCGGGGTCGGACATTATCCAACAACCAACATGATCTCTCTCACCTGGACTCTCATCGGCTTTCTGCTCGGCTCGCTGCCCATTTCGGTATGGCTGGGCAAGTTGGTGCTGCGCACCGACATCCGCGACTACGGCGATGGGAACCCCGGTGGAACCAACGTGTTGCGCGCCGGCGGCCGCGGTCTGGGCCTGCTGGCGATCATCCTCGACATGCTCAAAGGGGCCATCCCCGTGTCGCTGGCCCATTACGTCTTCAAGGTGGATAGCTGGCCGTTGATACCCGTGGTGCTGGCGCCGATCCTCGGACACGCGTTCTCGCCGCTTCTTGGTTGGCGCGGCGGCAAGGCCCTGGCGAGCACGTTAGGCGTCTGGGCGGCGCTGACTGTGCCGTTCGGCCCGTTCGTCATGGGCGGCTCCGTCTTCGTCTTCAACAATCTGTTGAATACCTCCGGCTGGGCGGTGATGGCTGCGCTGCTGGCGCTCTTGGGTTTCCTCCTGGCGCCCGCATTACACTGGCGCAGCCCCGGTCTCACCGCCGGCCTGACGCTCCCGCTATTTGTCGCGTGGGCCGGCACGGTGGCGATCATCGCCTGGACGCACCGCGCCGACCTGCGGCAGCGGCCCCAGCTACGCATTCGGCGGACACGGCGTTGA
- a CDS encoding fasciclin domain-containing protein, which produces MKNVSLLLVLLIVALSVVACAPAPATQPQEPTKAPPTAMPAPAAKDIVDTAVADGRFKTLVAAVQAAGLVETLKGEGPFTVFAPTDEAFAKLPAGTVEGLLKEPAKLKDILLYHVVAGNVMAADAAKLTSANTVLGKPITIKVEGGKVMINDATVVIADVKTSNGVIHVIDLVLLPPAPEAAEPTTKDIVDTAVADDRFKTLVAAVQAAGLVETLKGEGPFTVFAPTDEAFAKLPAGTVEGLLKEPAKLKDILLYHVVAGNVMAADAAKLTSANTVLGKPITIKVEGGKVMINDATVVIADVKTSNGVIHVIDLVLLPPAK; this is translated from the coding sequence ATGAAAAACGTCAGTCTGCTGTTGGTACTTCTCATTGTAGCCCTGTCAGTCGTGGCTTGTGCTCCGGCTCCTGCAACTCAACCGCAGGAACCGACTAAGGCGCCGCCCACGGCCATGCCCGCTCCGGCTGCTAAGGACATTGTTGACACGGCTGTGGCCGATGGTCGCTTCAAGACGCTGGTGGCTGCGGTTCAAGCTGCCGGTCTGGTCGAGACCCTGAAGGGCGAGGGGCCGTTCACCGTCTTCGCCCCCACCGATGAAGCATTCGCCAAGTTGCCTGCGGGCACCGTCGAAGGGCTGCTCAAAGAGCCGGCCAAGCTGAAAGACATCCTGCTCTACCACGTGGTCGCCGGCAATGTCATGGCTGCCGATGCCGCCAAGCTGACCTCGGCCAATACCGTGCTGGGCAAGCCGATCACCATCAAGGTTGAGGGTGGCAAGGTCATGATCAACGATGCGACGGTCGTGATTGCCGATGTAAAGACCAGTAATGGCGTCATCCATGTGATTGACCTGGTCCTCCTGCCGCCAGCCCCCGAGGCTGCAGAGCCGACCACCAAGGACATTGTTGACACGGCTGTGGCCGATGATCGCTTCAAGACGCTGGTGGCTGCGGTTCAAGCTGCCGGTCTGGTCGAGACCCTGAAGGGCGAGGGGCCGTTCACCGTCTTCGCCCCCACCGATGAAGCATTCGCCAAGTTGCCTGCGGGCACCGTCGAAGGGCTGCTCAAAGAGCCGGCCAAGCTGAAAGACATCCTGCTCTACCACGTGGTCGCCGGCAATGTCATGGCTGCCGATGCCGCCAAGCTGACCTCGGCCAATACCGTGCTGGGCAAGCCGATCACCATCAAGGTTGAGGGTGGCAAGGTCATGATCAACGATGCGACGGTCGTGATTGCCGATGTAAAGACCAGTAATGGCGTCATCCATGTGATTGACCTGGTCCTCCTGCCGCCAGCCAAGTAA
- a CDS encoding cation-transporting P-type ATPase, with translation MQTLLGHHWHHLPADEVRLLLETDPVKGLDTFEVRHRQERFGPNVLTPQKGASPLVRFLRQFNNPLILILLASSVITAVLKDPLDAAVIFGVVFINAVIGYAQEARAEQAIEALAQTISTEATVIRGGKTLRVNAAELVPGDLVTLLSGAKVPADLRLIRSRDLQVAEAALTGESAPVEKAADAHLEPDTLLAERRNMAYASTLVTYGQATGIVAAIGDNTEVGRISRLLSEAQELQTPLTRKIAGFSKIVLYAILVLAAATFGIGVLRGQPAGETFYAAIALVVAMIPEGLPAALTVTLAIGVSRMARRRAIIRKLPAVETLGSTTVICSDKTGTLTQNQMTVTEIYAGDTFYTVSGAGYAPTGEISPVGDSMALREILTAGLLCNDSALAESEGRWTAQGDPTEAALITAALKGGLTLAQREAPRVDAIPFESQHQYMATLHDLGADRRMLYVKGSIEAILARSGVSLDPAGLPVALDRDAVHAAADRMAADGLRVLAFARREFSLAQVALSHEDLCCNLTFLGLQGMIDPPRQEAIQAVAAAQTAGIRVKMITGDHALTAGTIARQIGLTGAAGRVLTGKELAELSDEQLIAAADETSVFARVSPEQKLRLVDALQARGHVVAMTGDGVNDAPALKQANIGVAMGITGTDVSKEAADMVLTDDNFATIAAAIEEGRTVFDNLTKMIAWTLPTNLGQGLVILAAIVLGVTLPILPIQILWINMMTAVLLGLTLAMERGEPDIMRRPPRDPGAPILTRVLVWRVVLVGLLILVAAFGLFELELGLGVDIAVARTVAVNAVVIIEIFYLFNSRSLTQSPFRIGFFSNRWVLAGAAAMTLAQLAFTYLPPFNRVFASAPISPADWGRIVAFGVAGYLVIEAEKWLRRSKSKMVMRSNRG, from the coding sequence ATGCAAACACTATTGGGCCACCACTGGCATCATCTGCCGGCCGACGAAGTACGGCTGCTTCTGGAAACTGATCCGGTGAAAGGGCTGGACACCTTCGAGGTTCGGCATCGCCAGGAGCGGTTTGGGCCGAACGTGCTGACGCCGCAAAAGGGGGCCAGCCCGCTGGTGCGCTTTCTACGCCAGTTCAACAACCCCCTGATCCTGATTCTGCTGGCGTCGAGCGTTATCACCGCGGTACTGAAGGACCCCTTGGACGCCGCCGTGATTTTCGGCGTGGTCTTCATCAACGCCGTGATCGGCTACGCCCAAGAGGCGCGGGCCGAACAGGCCATCGAGGCGTTGGCACAGACGATCTCCACCGAGGCAACCGTGATCCGCGGGGGCAAGACGCTGCGCGTCAACGCGGCCGAGCTGGTCCCTGGCGACCTGGTCACGCTACTTTCGGGCGCCAAGGTGCCAGCCGATCTGCGGCTGATCCGCTCGCGCGACCTCCAGGTAGCCGAAGCTGCGCTCACTGGCGAGTCCGCGCCCGTGGAGAAGGCGGCCGACGCGCACTTGGAGCCAGACACGCTCCTGGCCGAACGGCGCAACATGGCCTACGCGTCCACGCTCGTCACCTACGGACAGGCCACCGGCATCGTCGCCGCCATCGGTGATAACACGGAGGTTGGCCGCATCTCCCGCCTGCTGTCCGAAGCGCAGGAGCTGCAAACTCCGCTCACCCGCAAGATCGCAGGGTTCAGCAAGATCGTCCTCTACGCGATCCTCGTGCTGGCCGCGGCCACCTTTGGCATTGGGGTGCTGCGGGGCCAGCCAGCCGGTGAGACGTTCTACGCCGCCATTGCCCTGGTGGTCGCGATGATCCCCGAAGGCCTGCCCGCTGCGCTCACCGTCACCCTGGCGATCGGGGTCAGTCGTATGGCGCGGCGCCGCGCCATCATCCGCAAGCTGCCTGCCGTGGAAACGCTGGGCAGCACCACCGTCATCTGCTCCGACAAGACTGGCACGCTGACGCAGAACCAGATGACCGTGACCGAGATTTACGCAGGGGATACGTTCTACACCGTCAGCGGCGCCGGTTATGCGCCCACGGGGGAGATCAGCCCCGTGGGCGACTCGATGGCGCTGCGTGAGATCTTGACCGCGGGGCTGCTGTGCAACGACAGCGCGTTGGCCGAGAGCGAAGGCCGCTGGACCGCGCAGGGTGATCCGACCGAAGCCGCGCTGATCACCGCCGCGCTGAAGGGCGGTCTGACGCTGGCTCAGCGCGAGGCCCCGCGCGTCGACGCAATCCCGTTCGAGTCGCAACACCAGTACATGGCGACCCTCCATGATCTCGGCGCTGACCGCCGCATGCTCTACGTCAAGGGTTCGATCGAGGCGATCCTGGCGCGCAGCGGGGTCAGCCTCGACCCGGCGGGCCTGCCGGTTGCGCTCGACAGGGACGCGGTGCATGCTGCGGCCGACCGGATGGCCGCGGATGGCCTGCGCGTGTTGGCGTTCGCCCGTCGCGAGTTCTCGCTCGCCCAGGTCGCCCTCTCGCATGAAGACCTGTGCTGCAATTTGACCTTCCTGGGCCTGCAAGGGATGATTGATCCGCCGCGGCAGGAGGCGATCCAGGCTGTTGCGGCCGCGCAGACCGCGGGCATCCGCGTCAAGATGATCACCGGCGATCACGCGTTGACCGCAGGGACCATTGCGCGGCAAATCGGCCTCACAGGTGCGGCCGGGAGGGTGCTCACCGGCAAGGAGCTGGCCGAGCTGTCCGATGAGCAGTTGATCGCCGCGGCCGACGAGACATCCGTGTTCGCCCGCGTCAGCCCGGAGCAGAAGCTGCGGCTGGTGGACGCGCTGCAGGCCCGCGGACACGTAGTCGCAATGACCGGCGACGGGGTCAACGATGCGCCCGCGCTCAAGCAGGCCAACATCGGCGTGGCGATGGGCATCACCGGCACCGATGTCTCGAAAGAGGCCGCGGACATGGTCCTGACCGACGACAACTTCGCCACCATTGCGGCCGCCATCGAGGAAGGGCGCACGGTCTTCGATAATCTGACCAAGATGATCGCCTGGACGCTGCCCACCAACCTGGGCCAAGGACTGGTAATCCTGGCGGCCATCGTCCTGGGTGTCACCTTGCCGATCCTGCCGATCCAAATTCTGTGGATCAACATGATGACCGCTGTGCTGCTGGGTCTGACGTTGGCGATGGAGCGGGGTGAACCGGACATCATGCGCCGGCCGCCGCGCGATCCCGGTGCGCCCATCCTGACGCGGGTGCTCGTCTGGCGCGTCGTGCTGGTGGGCCTGCTGATCCTGGTGGCCGCGTTTGGACTTTTCGAGCTGGAGCTGGGCCTGGGGGTTGATATCGCGGTCGCGCGTACTGTGGCGGTCAACGCTGTGGTCATCATCGAAATCTTCTACCTGTTCAACAGCCGCTCGCTGACGCAATCGCCGTTCCGTATCGGGTTTTTCTCCAACCGTTGGGTGTTGGCTGGTGCGGCCGCGATGACCCTGGCGCAGCTCGCCTTCACCTACCTGCCGCCGTTCAATCGCGTTTTTGCCAGCGCGCCGATCAGCCCGGCCGACTGGGGCCGTATCGTGGCTTTCGGCGTGGCGGGTTACCTGGTTATCGAAGCCGAGAAGTGGCTGCGACGGTCCAAGAGCAAAATGGTGATGAGATCCAACCGAGGGTAG
- a CDS encoding LuxR family transcriptional regulator, with protein MSTPILATKLYIPPARPKVVPRPRLIERLSDGFSAGHKLTLISAAAGFGKTTLVSEWVAALTPSPLPAGEGPGVRVAWLSLDAGDSDPTRFLAYLVAALQTLFAGIGAGVMAALDSPQPPPIEPLLTILLNEIAAIPADPSPPLRTGFILVLDDYHTIDSKPVDQALTFLVERQPPQMRLVIATREDPQLPLARLRARGQMTELRAADLRFTPAEAAEFLNRVMGLSLSAGDIAALETRTEGWIAGLQLAALSMQGQRDTASFIKSFTGSHHFVLDYLVEEVLGQQTASVQTFLLRTSILDRLCGPLCDAVLGSPSASGQETLEYLERANLFLVPLDNERRWYRYHHLFGDLLRQRLGQNLTPGEIAESHIRASQWYEDNGLGLEAFRHATAANDVERAERLMEGGGIPLHFRSAVNAILAWLASLPKSALDARPLLWVRSATMALTAGLTTGVEDKLQAAEAALAAALKNAEPDPQTRDLIGQIACARATLAITRYQPEAVATQARRALEYLLPGNLRFRFTANWALSAAYLFQGDRAAAGRAIAEALSISQASMSMFSTILATSHMGRLQELDNQLQRAAETYRRVLQLAGDQPGPSANDACLGLARIHYEWNDLDAAQQYAQQSLQLARLYDRVIDRFIISEVFLARLSLARGDVAGAAAMLAQTEQSARQQNFILRLPEIAAAQALVLLRQGDLAAAAHLVQTHNLPISQARVFLAHGDAASALALLAPLRQQMQEKGWQDERLRAMVLEALALVAQREKDMGLQLLAEALALAEPGGFIRLFVDEGEPMRLLISDFRLLIEKQLHGQDHELLGYADKLLAAFEQPADLPQSQIANRKSQMLEPLSQRELEILVLITQGLSNREIGARLFLALDTVKGHNRRIFDKLQVQSRTEAIARARELGLL; from the coding sequence ATGTCCACGCCCATCTTAGCCACTAAACTCTATATCCCCCCAGCTCGGCCTAAAGTCGTCCCCCGCCCCCGCCTGATCGAGCGGCTGAGCGATGGGTTCTCTGCGGGCCACAAGCTGACCCTCATCTCTGCCGCCGCCGGCTTTGGCAAGACCACGCTGGTCAGCGAATGGGTCGCCGCCCTCACTCCTTCCCCTCTCCCAGCGGGAGAGGGGCCAGGGGTGAGGGTCGCCTGGCTGTCGCTGGACGCCGGGGATAGCGACCCCACGCGTTTCCTGGCTTACCTCGTGGCGGCTTTGCAGACTCTCTTTGCCGGCATCGGCGCCGGGGTGATGGCCGCGCTCGATTCTCCGCAGCCGCCGCCCATCGAGCCGCTCCTGACGATCCTGCTCAACGAAATCGCCGCCATCCCGGCTGATCCTTCGCCTCCGCTCAGGACAGGCTTCATCCTCGTCCTGGACGACTACCATACGATTGACTCCAAACCGGTGGATCAGGCCCTCACCTTTTTGGTCGAGCGCCAGCCGCCGCAGATGCGCCTGGTCATCGCCACCCGTGAGGATCCGCAGCTTCCCCTGGCCCGCTTGCGCGCCCGGGGACAAATGACCGAGCTGCGCGCGGCCGACCTGCGCTTCACACCCGCTGAAGCCGCCGAGTTTCTCAATCGGGTGATGGGCCTCAGCCTCTCGGCCGGGGACATTGCTGCGCTGGAAACCCGCACCGAGGGCTGGATCGCCGGCCTGCAACTGGCCGCGCTCTCCATGCAAGGACAGCGGGACACCGCCAGCTTCATCAAATCTTTCACCGGCAGCCACCATTTCGTGCTGGACTACCTGGTTGAAGAAGTCCTGGGACAGCAGACCGCAAGCGTCCAGACTTTCCTGCTGCGCACTTCCATCCTCGATCGCCTGTGCGGCCCGCTGTGTGATGCTGTTTTGGGTTCGCCCTCCGCTTCCGGGCAGGAAACCCTGGAATATCTCGAACGCGCCAATCTGTTCCTCGTCCCCCTGGACAATGAGCGGCGTTGGTACCGCTATCACCATCTCTTCGGGGACTTGCTTCGTCAGCGCCTCGGGCAGAACCTGACACCTGGCGAGATAGCCGAGTCTCACATCCGCGCCAGTCAATGGTATGAAGACAATGGACTGGGGCTTGAAGCCTTTCGACATGCCACTGCCGCCAATGATGTCGAGCGCGCCGAGCGCCTGATGGAGGGAGGGGGGATCCCCCTGCATTTTCGCAGCGCAGTGAACGCGATCCTGGCGTGGCTGGCATCCCTGCCCAAATCGGCGCTGGATGCCAGACCCCTGTTGTGGGTGAGGTCAGCCACGATGGCGTTGACGGCCGGCCTGACAACCGGCGTGGAAGATAAACTACAAGCGGCCGAGGCAGCTTTAGCTGCCGCCCTGAAGAACGCCGAGCCTGATCCGCAGACCCGCGACCTGATTGGGCAAATTGCCTGCGCCAGAGCCACCTTGGCGATCACCCGCTACCAGCCGGAAGCGGTGGCCACCCAGGCGCGCCGCGCCCTGGAGTATCTGCTGCCCGGGAATCTGCGTTTCCGCTTTACGGCTAACTGGGCGCTGTCCGCTGCCTATCTGTTTCAGGGTGACCGCGCCGCGGCCGGCCGGGCTATAGCAGAGGCCTTATCAATCAGCCAGGCGTCTATGAGCATGTTTTCCACGATCCTGGCGACCAGCCACATGGGGCGGCTCCAGGAATTGGACAACCAGCTCCAGCGGGCGGCCGAGACCTACCGGCGTGTTCTGCAGCTGGCGGGCGATCAGCCTGGACCGAGCGCCAACGACGCGTGTCTGGGTCTGGCCCGCATCCACTACGAATGGAACGACCTGGACGCGGCCCAGCAGTACGCACAACAGAGCCTGCAACTGGCGCGGCTGTATGATCGCGTGATTGACCGCTTCATCATCAGCGAAGTATTCCTGGCCCGCCTGAGCCTGGCCCGGGGCGATGTGGCCGGCGCGGCCGCCATGTTGGCCCAGACTGAACAATCGGCGCGTCAGCAGAACTTCATCCTGCGGCTGCCGGAAATCGCGGCCGCCCAAGCGCTTGTCCTACTGCGCCAGGGCGATCTGGCGGCGGCCGCTCATCTCGTACAGACTCACAATCTCCCCATCAGCCAGGCGCGGGTATTTCTGGCTCACGGAGATGCAGCCAGCGCGCTGGCTTTGCTTGCGCCATTGCGCCAGCAGATGCAAGAAAAGGGCTGGCAGGATGAACGGCTGCGAGCGATGGTGCTGGAGGCGCTGGCGCTGGTCGCGCAGCGCGAAAAGGACATGGGCCTGCAACTGCTGGCCGAGGCCCTGGCGCTGGCCGAACCAGGCGGCTTCATCCGTCTTTTCGTGGATGAAGGCGAGCCGATGCGATTGCTGATTTCCGATTTTAGATTGTTGATTGAAAAGCAACTGCACGGCCAAGATCATGAACTGCTCGGTTACGCAGATAAACTCCTGGCTGCTTTTGAACAACCTGCGGACCTGCCGCAATCGCAAATCGCAAATCGCAAATCGCAAATGCTTGAGCCCTTGAGCCAGCGCGAGTTGGAAATCCTGGTGCTGATCACCCAGGGACTCTCGAACCGGGAGATCGGCGCGCGGCTTTTCCTGGCCCTGGACACGGTCAAAGGGCACAACCGCCGCATCTTCGACAAACTGCAGGTGCAAAGCCGCACCGAAGCCATCGCCCGCGCCCGCGAGCTGGGTTTGTTGTAA
- a CDS encoding DUF4386 domain-containing protein produces MNTVNDSPRGTGRRTATLVGSAFLFSNVTFILGAIVLVEAILGAPDYLSLIAAGRAQVALGVLLCFANGLAYVGIAVLLFPILKQRFASLALAYVGFRVVEFITQILADVSPLALLTLAGDPGQAGAAASDLPALGALLLATRFWAFQMLNLIFSFSAVLLYIMLLRTRLIPGFIAIWGLIAAALVLINTVLGWFMPDLGAALGVITGLPMLLNELFLGVWLIVKGFNPSAVAALSATQS; encoded by the coding sequence ATGAATACGGTCAACGATAGTCCCCGTGGAACAGGCAGAAGGACCGCAACACTGGTGGGGTCAGCGTTCCTGTTTTCCAACGTCACCTTCATCCTCGGCGCCATCGTGCTGGTGGAAGCGATCTTGGGCGCGCCCGATTATCTCAGCCTGATCGCCGCTGGGCGTGCGCAGGTGGCGCTGGGCGTGCTTCTCTGCTTCGCCAACGGCCTGGCCTATGTCGGCATCGCCGTGCTCCTGTTCCCGATCCTGAAGCAGCGCTTTGCCAGCCTGGCGCTGGCGTATGTCGGGTTCCGGGTGGTTGAGTTCATCACCCAGATCCTGGCCGACGTCAGCCCGCTCGCGCTGTTGACGCTCGCTGGAGATCCGGGCCAGGCGGGAGCTGCGGCCTCTGATCTGCCGGCGCTGGGGGCCTTGCTGCTTGCCACGCGTTTCTGGGCGTTCCAGATGCTCAACCTCATCTTCAGCTTTAGCGCCGTGCTGCTGTACATCATGCTGCTCCGCACCCGGCTGATTCCTGGGTTCATCGCCATCTGGGGATTGATCGCGGCGGCCCTGGTGCTCATCAACACCGTACTCGGCTGGTTCATGCCGGATCTGGGCGCGGCGCTCGGCGTGATTACCGGGTTGCCGATGCTCTTGAACGAGTTGTTCCTGGGCGTCTGGCTGATCGTGAAAGGATTCAATCCATCTGCGGTTGCCGCCTTGTCCGCCACGCAGTCATAA